gcgacgtgagtctctccttccccgcaacaagcggcattacagtattgaccagtgcacattgtctcacaccaggaagtaAACGGTGTCACtatctgcaacaagctccaaagaagacggctttttttttatgtggaacaactgacagtttgtgtggatcttgtgaatgattgtgactgagctaggactcagtaattaaagtctacacacgacgtcttcattgattaaaaaactaaactttttcgtgcatgaagcttctgcttgagtcggtattttggccgctatatgcggtcagatattgaccaagggagacaaaatgggtggccgctggccgcgttagacaggtgactgctatacacagggtctataacatgtaaatttgttgcgggggatttttcagtggccgctataggcaggtggcgttatatacaggtggccgctaagacaggtttgactgtagttagaaatcccacagtgtAATGCGAGCGgcaacttgtcccactttgttggacggtccttgaatgcaccatctgCACAGGTAGACgactatattgtatttttaccctttttctttcacctcacatttgctcccaaatgctgatactgtgtgggaatgcataaaggtaagatttgatgaccctattgagtgctaatgtgcatttgttccatgcacctctctgaaaaacaaagtccaggctggttctggtggatggtggcgaaaaacaaagtccaggctggttctggtggatggtggctctgtattcatttcgtgcttttaatttgatgtagttcctgtcttagttttacacaaataaGATCAATtggatggctataatgtacgtatgttttactgatgtgtagaaaaaaaaacggactagcgcactgctaatgctatttacaccCACTTTGACACTCACGTTGACACAAGCGCCCAaacagctgtcctcggctatgcctgccagtaaCTAGCAGTTCCTCACCCAAATTTTAgttcgcagttcaaagcaaaaaaaacactgaataaatggcaataaaaaaaatataccagCAGCGCTCCAGTACCTCCTCGCGTCTCCCTGGCAGTGGACGTACTCAGTGACAACTCAACTCTCAGTGACAGTTGATACTGGTCTTGTGCAGAGAGCAATCTGCCAGGGTTTTGAAGCTCAACTTCCCAatcaaaaaaaacttttctttccccatttctgctcagtATTCATttccgcttgtggctccacatccaccgctgtgttttctcaaactacggtgtgggacATATTCACATTAATcgcgtgtcaaaaaaaaaaagtgcagttaaaAGGAAATTTCCATCAACTTTGACAGCCTTACGTAGTAGATACTAAAGACCAGCGAAGGAATGCTGGGGAGAGCCAAAGAATGTAAGTGACTGGCCAAGAAATTAGGAATGCTAGTGCCAGGAAATGCCATTAACTAAGCCTTGGATGCTAGCTACTACTAAGCATAGCCCGGGAATGCTAATACATTTCCTGCATGTGGTAACTATTCTGGGAATATGTCCACATCAACCCTCTGGTTAAAAGATCAGCCTGCATGCATGTCTACTTGCAGCGAGGACTTTGTGTCCTCCTACTTCGTGGCCTTCAGCAATGACAGTCGTGATTGGACCGTTCTTCACGATGGCTACGCTGAGTGGGTGAGGGTAACATCAGCTAGAACTTCCATAACACAAAAGTGGCAGCGTTCCCGGagttaaaccaaaccaaacgttGTGGTGTTTCACTACAGTTGTTCTACGGGAATGTGGACAAGGACACCCCGGTCATGAACCAGTTTTCTTGGCCCGTGGTGGCGCGATACCTCCGCATCCTGCCTCAGAGCTGGAACGGAAGCTTGTGTCTCCGGGCCGAGGTTCTGGCCTGTCAACTTCCCAGTcagtaagaccaaaaaaaacccctgcaAATACTGACCCACAATCTTCTGAACCACAATCTTCCTTCCAGGCAGCCACCACAGCGAGAACGAAGTGAGGTCCTCAGACGAGCTCGACTTCAGACACCACAACTACAAGGACATGAGACAGGTTGGCCTCTCGACTAATAAAAATACCTACAACCTTCCAAAACTGCCAAGCAGCCAAGTGAAGTCTTTGTGTTCTCCAGATGATGAAGGTGATAAATGAGGAGTGTCCCAACATTACCAGAATCTACAACGTTGGTAAAAGTTCTCAGGGCCTGAAGATGTACGCTATGGAGATCTCTGACAATCCTGGCGAGCATGAGCTAGGTAACATAACACTTCCACCTGCAACATAGTCAATGTTATTGACCATTTTCTCCAAGCTAACAAACTGGAGGATTGTCTTTGGTTTTTTAGGAGAACCAGAATTCCGTTACACAGCAGGCCTCCACGGTAACGAGGCCCTGGGCCGCGAGCTTCTCCTCCTGCTGATGCAGTTCCTGTGCAAGGAGTACAAGGACGAAAACCCTCGAGTGCGTCGCCTGGTGGACGGTGTGAGAATCCACCTGGTGCCGTCTCTCAACCCTGACGCGTACGAGCTGGCGTACGAGGCGGTACGATGGTGACGTTTCAGCACTCTTACGCCTTTGGCGTCATGTTCAAGATTCAGCGTCCTTCCTGTCCCCCAGGGTTCCGAGATGGGGAACTGGGCTGTGGGACATTGGACGGAGGAAGGCTACGACATCTTCCAGAACTTTCCAGACCTCAACAGCATCTTATGGGGGGCGGAGGACCGAGGCTGGGTCCCTCGTATCGTACCCAACCATCACATTCCCATGCCAGAGAACTTCCTCAATGGATCAGTGAGTAGAATGCGGAGGAGGTAGTGTTCCAGTGCAAAACTAGTTCAGACAAAAACATCTGCACATTGCCTCCTTCAGCTCGCTGTGGAAACCAAAGCCATCATTTCCTGGATGGAGCGTAACCCTTTCGTGCTGGGAGCTAATTTGCAAGGCGGAGAAAAGCTGGTCACATACCCTTACGACATGCAGCGTCCGCAGATTTCGGTAAGGAGAGGTGTAAAGTGACTTTGCTAGCGGGCCAACCTTGTGACGGCCTTGCTGTGTCCAAGTCGAGTGACAGCAGGCACTGGAGGGGCAACGCCGAGATGAGCGAGGACACATGGACCCGCATTCAGCGTCAGAACGAGGGCGCCCTGAGGGAGACACCAGATGACGTGATGTTTCGCTGGCTGGCCATGTCGTACGCTCACAGTCACCTGACCATGACTGAGACTCACCGAGGCTCTTGTCACGGGGACGACATCACTAGAGGCCAGGGCATCGTCAACGGTGCCAACTGGAAGCCTGTGGTGGGCAGTAAGTGTTGCTCCCATTAAGATTAGCATAAGAATGCTAGTGGCTAGCCAGCTAAAGTCATACTGAGTGTGACCCCATCAGGCATGAACGACTTCAGCTACCTGCACACCAACTGCTTGGAGCTCTCCATCTTCCTGGGATGTGACAAGTTTCCGCACGAGAGCGAACTCCCGCTGGAGTGGGAGAACAACCGCGAGGCTCTGCTGTCCTTCATTGAGCAGGTGACAACCACGGTGCCATCGTCAGGCTgccaaaagaacaaaaacaagtgcATCCCGAGAAGAAAACCATAAAGAAACCTTGGACTGTGTTGTCCAGGATTTCTTTGGGTTTTTGAGAGTTTCCGATTAAGGAACCTTAAAGTAACCACACTGAAACTTGAGGGGATTGGAGAGCATGTTGTCTTTATTGACCAACTCCCACAAAACCTTGTCGACGGGGACATGAGTCAGAAAGGTTCAGTCCCAGAAATGTTTTCCAGCTTGTAGACATCGTGACATAGGATCTCCCAGTGGATAAAACATGGAGAGCTTTGAATTAATCTGCTTTGTCTTCTTGCCCAGGTCCATCGGGGGATAAAAGGTGTGGTCAAAGATGTGGAGGGAAATCCGCTGGCCAACGCCACCATATCGGTGGAGGGGATACGTCATGACGTCATAGCTGGTGCCTTTTCCTGCCCTGACAAAATCCTTCTCATAGTTTCATCCGAGGACAAAGCTTGACGTTGTCTCTGGTTGCAGCTGCGGGTGGTGACTACTGGCGTCTGTTGAATCCCGGAGAGTACCGCGTGACGGCGAAGGCGGACGGCTACACGCCTCAGACCAGACTGTGCATGGTGGGCTACGACTCCGGGGCCACGTCCTGCAGCTTCACCTTGGCCAAATCCAACTGGGACCGCATCAAAGAGATCCTGGCGCTCAACGGCAACAGGCCCATCCGAGTGGTCACCAAGACCAACGAGGTGAAGGCAACGGCGGCCAGCAACACAGCGGTGGTTGCTAGCACCACCTCCACAGAGGACGAGCACGCCGCCGCCCAGAGAGCGGAACGGCTCAGGCGGCTGCGAATCCTGCGTCTGCGTCGGCTACGTCTGCAGAGGCAACGAGCTGGCCTCGGCAGCACGCCTGGTACCACCACCACcccaactactactactactactacaactactaccaCAACACGCAGCACTGAGACCACCACATCCTGGTACGACTCCTGGTTTCCTGTGGACAACTGGTCCACTGAAAACCCGTTTGACAGCATCATCTTTGACTCGGTGCCCACTCAGGACTACCCCTTTCAATTCACCATCGACTGAAAATGAGCAACAGGAAGAGCCAACAAGTCTAAACTAGCTTCCAGGACCACGACATCCTCTTAAAACTGCTATGACAACAACACGTCATGTTGAAGGACTTTCACCTTCTGGATTTGACCGCTGTAGCACTGATGTTTGGAGCTAGGTGTCATCTTATGCAGGATTTATGACTTCATATCACTTATTGTTGTTTGTGCAGTTACAGAAATGACTTACATAACAACCATCCAGTGTAGACAATAACACCAGACTGGAGCTGTCATAGTACAATAAACAGTTCCTGATAAATGAAGTGTACTAGAAGAAGACCGTGAAAGACGCTTCCAGAACACAGAAGCACTGAAGGATGAATTGGTTCTAGAACATTCTGTTGAAATATGCTGTAAATGGCTTCCAAGTTCAATAAACACATTGAGAACAAATAagacttctaaaaaaaaaaaaaaaaaaaaaaaaaaaaaaatacagtgtggCTACTTACAGAGGTTTTATTCGAAATATGAATATACATGGGATGTTTATTTCAGCTGTTTCGGGAGCGTCTGTTTCATCATCTTTCATCTAAAAAGTTCTTCATGACTGGCTCACTTTTGCGTTCCCTTCCTTTTTGTGTAGCGGAAGCTCCTCAGAGGGTTCTTCCCTTGGACGTTCTTCTACACGCAAACCAAAGCATGCTTCAGCTtacaggaaaagtgcactttttgagGGGAATttcgcccatcatccacaatccttatgtgagacctgaacacacatttctgttcagatataaaaacagctaaaaagaggcagctaaggccctgtccacacgaataCAGGTATTTTTGAAACCGCATAGTTTTCCATGCATTTCGGCCTCTCAGCCGCACGCGTAcggagcttttggcttgttgctgaTAGATGATGTAACAATTATGCGCTGTTATTTCCGCAGCAGAAAAGTATACTTTAATGCGTGCAAAGGCTAACATAACACTGCTACTTTCGAGCAtcctgaaatgactttttgtgtgtgtaagagTAAACAGTCGCCATTGTGGGCTTCTGAGGACGCCACACTGCTGCCGTTTTGCTCGCTAAATGGCTCCGATACCCCCGCCAATGATTGCAATTTCGGATAATGCCTGATCGGACCTCTAGCTGTCGGTACAACTTGTGGTTATTTGGGAAGAATGCCGTGGGAATGTTAGCATGGCAGGAAGCTTGTGATCGCGTCGGACTGAGCTGCTTTGCCAGCACATTGAAAGCTTCGATCGAATGCGACAATTGTCGTGGAGGCAACTACACTAGGACAATTTGCCAGACACACAATTATTCCACCAGGGCATGGCCTAAGAACGCATGTAATGGgccgcacctattccgcctccAAAATGCGCCAGCCACGCTCCATTTCTATAACGtgagctgcatattaaccaagctacagcgacattgttattattactgttattaacattgttaagcCCGAGAACTACGtcactggtgtagtgacacctcgccacaccacaccggctagcgacaAGCTTCATAGCACACTCACTGACAACGCTTCAGGCCACtagcaaaaggtaacgctacatattggagctgccgccactgctgctgtgtttttctgtttgacgctaggtgtaacgttcctttctatgttgctgtgaaatcagtgcacccaggaaggaagttcctaaaatactgcaagtattcaatgttatcatgaatgtacctgttactacatgctcacagcatggatagaaaaccactaaaccttgttggaacTTTtaagaggtgttttaatagcaccctttctaggtgtgtcccattacgtgcattaattaccttcctctttttttttatctgtttttatatctttagaacatacAGAAAAGAGATGGGcgtgtgctcatgtctcacatacggattgtggacgatgggcaaatGAGTGTGACAGAGGGTGTGGCTCACCTTGAAATTTCTCTTGGTGACTCCATGCACTTTGGActtttccctcctcctcctcatcctgtcGGACAGAGGATTGACGAGCCCCCTCAGAGCCTCAGGAACTAGACCAGGTCACAACAAGGACTTTAGACTTTTAGCTATGAGGAAGAAAAATGTGCTAACGAGCTAACATGCACTCACTGAGGTAATCGGGGATGTTCTTCAGGTGAGCCTTGATGATGGCAGGGTGGAGATCTTTGTCGTGTCTGAGGAGCTGCAGGTCTCTGGGGTTGTCCTCAAAGTATGTCTGATTGACGGCAGAGGTGGCCGATCAAAACCCGCCTCCCgtgttttccttttctctttagCATCAGTCACTCACCTTCAGCTTCTCGGAGTTGAGCAGCTCCTGCTTGATCTCCTTCAGTCTGGCTTCTCTCACCGCCTGCTTGGTCACGGAACGCATCGCGTCCTGCATCAGGAAACAATCCCACCACGGCCACATAAGCTCTTCAGGATTGTCATATGTCTGCTTCAGTGCGTTTTCTGTTATGATGCACAAAGGCAATGCATGCATCCACCCTGCCGCACTCACCCTGCACCTGTACCTGAAGCCCTCAATGGCCTCCATCTTGAACTGGTATGGCTTCAGGGCGGATTCTGCGTTATCTGCAAACAGTTAATCAAATCAGAGCGTAACGTGTCCAACCGGAAGAGATGTGCATGTCGTTACCTCCCGTCAgcacctcctccacctccttgaGCAGAGCCAGCTGGAAGTGAGAGATGAAGGACAAGGCAGTGCCCGGGTTGTCTGCTCTCGCcgtcctgccaaaaaaaaaaaaaaaaaacaaccaccccCCCTGCAATCTACCTTCCATTCTCACATTTTCATCACAGGCTGCTGATGGTTAGTTTACCTTCCGACTCGATGGATGTAGGACTCGACGGTCGCGGGGAAATCAAAGTTGATGACATTGGCCACGTTTTGGAAGTCCACGCCTCTGGAGACTCCGTATTCCTTATCTTGAAGGCTTTCAAGAGCACATGTCAGAGTTACAAAGAGGACATCTGTCTAGCCCAGGGGCCACCAACCcatcgatcgtgagctactagtccaTCCATTGGACTTTGCCAGTCAATCTCGAGAAtattcaaaaacaaacaacaacaaaaaaagtattactACATCAGTGCCCACCCTCCCAGAAAGCGACTAAAAGGCACGAAGGCACGCATGTTGACCGTTCAACACGCCCGTACGTAGGCCTGTCACGCTAACAAATTTTgttggtcgataattgtgctagaAGTTATCGAGGATAATCgatcatttcaacattttttgagaccatacTATCATTAAGTTTATCATCCCATGATCACTgcgtcatgtcacatttgagccactagatggtactcaagtgtagtgtatctgtgtgaggcaTAGAAGATGCCTGCTGTAGCACTTACGAATCGCGGGGCGTCACCACTTCACTTACCCTGCCGCCCGCCACCATACATTCACTTAGCCGATCAAACgccccagcaagcaccaaccgccgggacgaatgccccacagcacagtggaactgtggcattctgCTTAGAAACTCTCGCTtctgtgctttcattcatattagcgtttgcgtgctaactgctagctagcgctcagtgtattcaatcactacgtatctagcccccgcctccacgtactgtaacaaagacgctgaatagcTAACAGGAAGCTCACTCTTTCCCTAAATTTGACTACCGTATACAACCAATGTGCTCACCTcacacacaagcagagtgaaccctcttgtcatcttggaggacAGGCACACGTACAtgtcgcacatgtcaatttatccaggCGTCAAAATGATCCCTCGTTTTTTTCTATCGTTCAATTAATCGTTTTATCGATTACCGTGACGGGCCTACCCGTACGTCTTGCTTCCTCTAGGCACGCAACCGGCAaaccagtccccaaaacctggcCGGAGATAAGAGCACATGCACATCTCCGCCTCACCCTGCAACTACAGTACAAGCCAAAGACAGAAAGACAGCGTGACAGAGCGCATGCAATGTGCCTGAGCACAAACGGTAGTTAATGCGTGTTAATATGGCTcgaaatctgcctttgctacctcaaaattgaGGCACAAATAcgtgcggctcgggggccatccGCAGCCcctggctcatttgtcattgcatcgctgcagaaacaaaataaaatgtaaaaaacccccagcaagaatggtaaaaatacagcaaaaggcacaatgagaaaaagctgaaatgttgatgtcAATaaccaacaataacacaaagctttgtattgaaagacaaagctatatatatatatatatatatatatatatatatatatatatatatatacacatatatatatacacacacatatatatatatatatatatatatatatatatatatatacatacacatatatatatacacacatatatatatatatatacatatatatacatatatatatatatacatatatatatacatacatatatacatatatatatacacatatatatatatacacacatatatacatatacatatacacatatatacatatacatatatacatatatatatatatacacatatatatacatatacatatatatatacatatatatatatacacatatatacatatatatatacatatacatatatatacacatatatacatatatatatatacatatacatatacatacatatatatacatatatatatacatatacatatacatacatatatatacatatatatatacacatatatacatatacatacatatacatatatatacatatacatatatatacatatacatatatatacacatatacatatacatatatacatatatatacatatatatacacacatatatacatatatatatacatatatatatacatatatatacatatatatatacatatacatacatatatacatatatatacatacatatatacatatatatacatacatatatacatatatacacatatatacatatatacatatatatacatatatatacacatacatacatatatatacatatatacatatatatacatatatacatatatatacacatacatatatatacatatatacacatatatatacacatatatatacatatatacacatatatatacatatatatacatatacatatatacacatatatatacatatacatatatacatacatatatacatatatacatacatatatatacatatacatacatatacatatatatacatacatatatatacacatatatatacatatatatatatacatatatatacacatatggaCCGGTCCACAGAATTGAAGGATCTGATACAAAGACATAGGTACAATGTCACGCGGTTGTGGGTGTCCACATTAATAGCTGGGGATGAAGTGAAACATG
This Dunckerocampus dactyliophorus isolate RoL2022-P2 chromosome 17, RoL_Ddac_1.1, whole genome shotgun sequence DNA region includes the following protein-coding sequences:
- the aebp1a gene encoding adipocyte enhancer-binding protein 1 isoform X2; the encoded protein is MKVLLVWALLATCTFLICGREDVEERPPGGGGLQVREVRGLAERRQPGEEGKRSDEPAGPVDAERTKTKKKKTPEEVEAAKARKAAEKEAKAKKQKTPKPTKKPKAPKPTKKPKQPKATKKPKATKKPKAAPTKQPETKPLTEPSRDTTTSHVTTVQPKWEEPEEPDLVKAVPGNKQLTTPEVIMYIPEETTAVPYVGPWYEEYDYDDLSKKKQEEEEREREMARKEKAEKAERLRKKWEEEEEERLKQISQPPEPKKCPPLGLESHRVDDDQLLASSQSHHGFTAQRGRLNMQGSASEEDLYGGAWCAEPEETNSWFEVDARREVEFTAVITQGRNSEQLEDFVSSYFVAFSNDSRDWTVLHDGYAEWLFYGNVDKDTPVMNQFSWPVVARYLRILPQSWNGSLCLRAEVLACQLPSSHHSENEVRSSDELDFRHHNYKDMRQMMKVINEECPNITRIYNVGKSSQGLKMYAMEISDNPGEHELGEPEFRYTAGLHGNEALGRELLLLLMQFLCKEYKDENPRVRRLVDGVRIHLVPSLNPDAYELAYEAGSEMGNWAVGHWTEEGYDIFQNFPDLNSILWGAEDRGWVPRIVPNHHIPMPENFLNGSLAVETKAIISWMERNPFVLGANLQGGEKLVTYPYDMQRPQISSSDSRHWRGNAEMSEDTWTRIQRQNEGALRETPDDVMFRWLAMSYAHSHLTMTETHRGSCHGDDITRGQGIVNGANWKPVVGSMNDFSYLHTNCLELSIFLGCDKFPHESELPLEWENNREALLSFIEQVHRGIKGVVKDVEGNPLANATISVEGIRHDVIAAAGGDYWRLLNPGEYRVTAKADGYTPQTRLCMVGYDSGATSCSFTLAKSNWDRIKEILALNGNRPIRVVTKTNEVKATAASNTAVVASTTSTEDEHAAAQRAERLRRLRILRLRRLRLQRQRAGLGSTPGTTTTPTTTTTTTTTTTTRSTETTTSWYDSWFPVDNWSTENPFDSIIFDSVPTQDYPFQFTID
- the aebp1a gene encoding adipocyte enhancer-binding protein 1 isoform X1, producing the protein MKVLLVWALLATCTFLICGREDVEERPPGGGGLQVREVRGLAERRQPGEEGKRSDEPAGPVDAERTKTKKKKTPEEVEAAKARKAAEKEAKAKKQKTPKPTKKPKAPKPTKKPKQPKATKKPKATKKPKAAPTKQPETKPLTEPSRDTTTSHVTTVQPKWEEPEEPDLVKAVPGNKQLTTPEVIMYIPEETTAVPYVGPWYEEYDYDDLSKKKQEEEEREREMARKEKAEKAERLRKKWEEEEEERLKQISQPPEPKSKTTTESRRVVVSHVKERDFFVASIECPPLGLESHRVDDDQLLASSQSHHGFTAQRGRLNMQGSASEEDLYGGAWCAEPEETNSWFEVDARREVEFTAVITQGRNSEQLEDFVSSYFVAFSNDSRDWTVLHDGYAEWLFYGNVDKDTPVMNQFSWPVVARYLRILPQSWNGSLCLRAEVLACQLPSSHHSENEVRSSDELDFRHHNYKDMRQMMKVINEECPNITRIYNVGKSSQGLKMYAMEISDNPGEHELGEPEFRYTAGLHGNEALGRELLLLLMQFLCKEYKDENPRVRRLVDGVRIHLVPSLNPDAYELAYEAGSEMGNWAVGHWTEEGYDIFQNFPDLNSILWGAEDRGWVPRIVPNHHIPMPENFLNGSLAVETKAIISWMERNPFVLGANLQGGEKLVTYPYDMQRPQISSSDSRHWRGNAEMSEDTWTRIQRQNEGALRETPDDVMFRWLAMSYAHSHLTMTETHRGSCHGDDITRGQGIVNGANWKPVVGSMNDFSYLHTNCLELSIFLGCDKFPHESELPLEWENNREALLSFIEQVHRGIKGVVKDVEGNPLANATISVEGIRHDVIAAAGGDYWRLLNPGEYRVTAKADGYTPQTRLCMVGYDSGATSCSFTLAKSNWDRIKEILALNGNRPIRVVTKTNEVKATAASNTAVVASTTSTEDEHAAAQRAERLRRLRILRLRRLRLQRQRAGLGSTPGTTTTPTTTTTTTTTTTTRSTETTTSWYDSWFPVDNWSTENPFDSIIFDSVPTQDYPFQFTID